The following proteins are co-located in the Imtechella halotolerans genome:
- a CDS encoding SusC/RagA family TonB-linked outer membrane protein — MKNLQAKTCFVTYLKKLKQNYSLVLFFSVLSLQANNLYFQVTISSQNKTVSQLLDEIESLTNYRFVYKTSDVDLQRKINLKVENLPLEMVLERVFKDTPTTFTIIENQIILKRQSSIDIQQTFFIKGIVTDSENKPFPGVTVLVQGTGKGSTTDDQGGYAIEVKNGDVVLFSHIGFKTILKKVSDQIKIDVVMEEDLTQLSEVVITGIYERKSESFTGSSITVTKEDLKKVGNANFFQAIQNIDPSIVLVDNFSLGSNPNTLPDIQIRGTSTFPGEQNASGLKGNYLRNPNQPLFILNGFETNIEQIFDLDINRIERITILKDAASKAIYGAKAANGVVVIETTKMYSEKALITYNTSIDLELPDLSSYNLTNSLEKLEAERIDGYYIPQFNDPEQYAQLQQLYNARKKLALEGLDTDWLAKPLRNGIGQRHSLTAEIGSEELRILGDVSYRNVQGAMKGSERTNITGSMTVSYRIKNFSFRNIMMANNNTGKESPYGLFSDYVKMNPYWRAVNVDGTIPYYAEIAQDGSGYTNPLYNSTLNSRNESSYFNFINNFYLEWNIIPELRATTRIGVDVKKSEADEFYPSKHTRFENYVGEDATRKGLYQINNGKSSYVSGDFNMQYSKNIGKHFIFSNFGFNVSERKFNEIVHRAEGFPSSRMDNILFAKAYALDSRPTGIEGLSRDVGFLLVGSYTYDERFLSDLTFRKSASSQFGSDKRWANFWSLGLGWNIHNESFMELVSIDQLKLRGSIGSTGNQNFNTNESIATYNYFLESLYQGFPGSYLNNLPNPFLQWETKFDYNVGLDVKKGPISLRMDYYESYTENLITAITLPYSTGFNSVKDNLGKVKNSGLEVDVSALLWSSGRNFVAINAGIAMNNNKIVELSNSMRSFNQRMEELAADRGNSKPVNKYEDGMSMNAIWAVPSLGIDPATGNEIYMKKDGSTTFEWDVSDMIVAGNSNSKYRGNFGISGEYKRFGISLTGRYLGGGQIYNNTLVDRVENVDMNYNVDKRVLTGRWLYPGQEALFKRLGNYSADTDGDNVFEVFAEKTRATTRFVQDRNELDIAAINVYYEFNKRVVDYLKLSRLRINFNMNEVATFSSVRIERGLEYPFARNLSFSLMANF, encoded by the coding sequence ATGAAAAACCTTCAAGCCAAAACTTGTTTTGTGACCTATTTGAAAAAACTTAAACAAAATTATAGTTTAGTACTTTTTTTCTCCGTTTTATCTCTTCAGGCCAATAATTTATACTTTCAAGTAACAATAAGCAGTCAGAATAAAACAGTCTCTCAATTACTTGACGAAATAGAATCATTAACTAATTATAGATTTGTCTATAAAACTTCTGATGTAGATCTTCAAAGAAAAATTAATCTTAAGGTGGAGAATCTACCTTTAGAAATGGTTCTAGAAAGAGTTTTCAAAGATACGCCAACAACGTTTACTATTATAGAAAATCAAATTATTCTTAAACGTCAATCATCAATTGATATACAACAGACATTTTTCATAAAAGGAATTGTAACGGATTCAGAAAATAAACCTTTTCCAGGAGTTACTGTATTGGTTCAGGGTACAGGAAAAGGTAGTACTACAGATGATCAAGGGGGATATGCAATTGAAGTGAAAAATGGTGATGTAGTACTTTTTAGCCATATTGGATTTAAAACAATTCTTAAAAAGGTTTCAGATCAAATAAAGATAGATGTCGTCATGGAAGAGGATTTGACTCAATTATCTGAAGTTGTAATTACTGGAATTTATGAGCGGAAATCAGAGAGTTTTACCGGATCTTCAATAACAGTCACTAAAGAAGATTTAAAAAAAGTTGGTAACGCTAATTTTTTTCAAGCTATACAAAATATTGATCCTTCTATAGTTCTAGTAGATAATTTCTCTTTAGGTTCTAATCCAAATACATTACCTGACATTCAAATACGAGGAACCTCTACTTTCCCAGGAGAACAAAATGCAAGTGGTTTAAAGGGGAATTATCTTAGAAACCCTAATCAACCATTGTTTATTTTAAATGGTTTTGAAACAAACATTGAGCAAATATTTGATTTGGATATTAATCGTATCGAACGAATTACTATTTTAAAGGACGCTGCTTCTAAAGCGATTTATGGAGCGAAGGCAGCCAACGGAGTGGTCGTAATTGAAACTACAAAAATGTATTCGGAGAAGGCACTAATTACGTACAATACCAGTATTGATTTAGAATTGCCTGATTTAAGTAGTTATAATTTGACAAATTCTCTTGAAAAACTAGAAGCTGAACGAATAGATGGTTATTATATACCACAATTTAATGATCCTGAACAATATGCTCAACTTCAACAATTGTATAATGCTAGAAAAAAATTGGCATTAGAAGGGTTAGATACTGATTGGTTAGCAAAACCCCTGCGAAATGGGATTGGACAGCGGCATTCTTTAACCGCCGAAATTGGTTCAGAAGAATTGAGAATACTTGGAGATGTATCCTATAGAAATGTACAAGGAGCTATGAAAGGTTCCGAAAGAACCAATATTACGGGGAGCATGACAGTATCCTATAGGATTAAGAACTTTTCGTTTAGAAATATAATGATGGCAAATAATAATACTGGGAAAGAATCTCCTTATGGGCTTTTCTCGGATTATGTTAAAATGAATCCATATTGGAGAGCAGTTAATGTAGATGGGACAATACCTTATTATGCCGAAATAGCTCAAGATGGGAGTGGTTATACTAATCCATTGTATAACTCAACTCTTAATTCGAGAAATGAATCGAGTTATTTCAACTTCATAAATAATTTTTATTTGGAATGGAATATTATCCCAGAGTTAAGAGCTACTACACGAATTGGAGTTGATGTTAAAAAAAGTGAAGCTGACGAGTTTTACCCTTCAAAGCATACCAGATTTGAAAATTATGTTGGGGAAGATGCCACTAGAAAGGGCCTTTACCAAATAAATAATGGAAAAAGCAGCTATGTTTCCGGGGACTTTAATATGCAGTATTCCAAGAATATTGGAAAACATTTTATTTTCTCGAATTTTGGTTTTAATGTAAGTGAACGAAAATTCAATGAAATAGTCCATAGGGCAGAAGGTTTTCCAAGTAGCAGGATGGATAATATTCTTTTTGCGAAGGCTTATGCTTTAGACTCCAGACCCACAGGAATTGAGGGACTATCAAGAGATGTAGGTTTCCTGTTAGTTGGATCTTATACATATGATGAGCGGTTTTTAAGTGATTTGACTTTTAGGAAAAGTGCATCTTCACAATTCGGATCGGATAAACGATGGGCTAACTTTTGGAGCTTAGGGTTAGGATGGAATATTCATAATGAATCCTTTATGGAGTTGGTTTCTATAGATCAGTTAAAGTTAAGAGGTTCAATAGGGTCAACTGGAAATCAAAACTTTAATACTAATGAGTCAATAGCTACATATAACTATTTCCTAGAATCACTTTATCAAGGATTTCCAGGCTCTTATCTTAACAATTTGCCTAATCCATTTTTACAATGGGAGACTAAGTTTGATTACAATGTTGGATTAGATGTAAAAAAGGGGCCAATATCGCTTCGCATGGATTATTACGAAAGTTATACGGAAAACCTAATAACGGCTATAACGTTGCCGTATTCTACAGGATTTAATAGTGTTAAAGACAATTTAGGTAAAGTGAAGAATAGTGGTCTTGAAGTAGATGTATCAGCCCTTTTATGGTCTAGTGGACGTAATTTTGTTGCTATTAACGCTGGTATAGCAATGAATAATAACAAAATTGTAGAACTTTCAAATTCAATGCGAAGCTTTAACCAGCGAATGGAAGAGCTAGCAGCCGATAGAGGAAACAGCAAACCAGTAAATAAATATGAAGATGGAATGTCGATGAATGCAATCTGGGCTGTTCCATCATTGGGAATTGATCCTGCAACAGGGAATGAAATTTATATGAAGAAAGACGGTTCTACAACTTTTGAATGGGATGTTTCAGATATGATTGTGGCTGGAAATAGCAATTCAAAGTATAGAGGAAATTTTGGTATTTCTGGTGAATATAAAAGATTTGGTATTAGTCTTACAGGTCGATATTTAGGAGGCGGCCAAATATATAATAATACTTTGGTTGACCGTGTAGAGAATGTTGACATGAATTATAATGTGGACAAACGAGTGTTAACTGGTAGATGGTTATATCCTGGACAGGAAGCATTATTTAAACGCCTAGGGAATTATTCTGCAGATACTGATGGAGATAATGTTTTTGAAGTTTTTGCAGAAAAAACCCGAGCAACGACCCGATTTGTTCAGGACAGGAATGAGTTAGACATAGCCGCCATTAATGTGTACTATGAGTTTAATAAAAGAGTAGTTGATTACTTGAAGTTAAGTAGGTTAAGAATCAATTTTAATATGAATGAGGTTGCTACTTTTTCATCCGTACGAATTGAACGTGGACTAGAATATCCATTTGCTAGGAATCTCTCATTTTCTTTGATGGCAAACTTTTAA
- a CDS encoding RagB/SusD family nutrient uptake outer membrane protein, whose product MKNIRNITFSILGLFAISACSSDWLDETSTLQIRAEKQFQTEEGFKDALIGVYISMTRPEMYSKDMTWYLVDLLSRQYADLPPLARYENIQQFNYATSRSTGQIDNIWQKSYNTIANINSALYYIDKNKEVLDPLNYSLIKGELLGLRAFIHFDLLRLFGLGNLTQRNLNSEFTIPYVTSNSKEITPSRPYGETFTLLQNDLNQAAELLKKDPIYIHNTNSSEHFSEVNREGFYDDREQRMNYYAVRALQARSLLWMGNDQEIDQAKIAALEVIEEAPFQLITSENYLVSNDPILYPEVLFTLNVNGLANLSNPLLNANSETNYDAVFISETDASEIYETQNVNVGIADVRYNTMLTSQTRGLVSIKLLQRNVTMHPNQVPLMKLAEMYYIMAEYFIGEQDTAQAVFYLNKVRSSRGILDELPITLTPEQLDEELQKEYRKEFISEGQLFFFYKRLGKTTIPGVPTTVEVNDNIYVLPLPDNELEFGS is encoded by the coding sequence ATGAAAAATATTCGAAATATTACTTTTAGTATCCTGGGCCTATTTGCTATTTCGGCCTGTAGTTCGGATTGGCTAGATGAAACATCTACGTTACAAATTCGAGCTGAAAAACAATTTCAAACTGAAGAAGGATTTAAAGACGCCCTAATTGGAGTTTATATCTCAATGACTAGACCAGAAATGTACAGCAAGGACATGACCTGGTATTTAGTAGATTTATTAAGCCGGCAATATGCGGATTTGCCTCCTTTGGCTAGATATGAAAATATACAGCAGTTTAATTATGCTACGTCAAGGTCAACAGGTCAAATTGATAACATTTGGCAAAAATCATATAATACCATTGCTAATATTAATAGTGCATTGTATTATATCGATAAGAATAAAGAGGTGCTTGATCCACTTAATTACAGTTTGATTAAAGGAGAATTGTTAGGGTTAAGAGCTTTTATCCATTTTGATTTATTGCGTTTGTTTGGTTTAGGAAATTTAACTCAGCGAAATTTAAATTCTGAGTTTACAATTCCCTACGTTACTAGTAATAGTAAAGAAATCACTCCAAGTCGCCCTTATGGTGAAACATTTACATTGTTACAAAATGATCTAAATCAGGCGGCTGAACTGCTTAAGAAAGATCCCATTTATATTCACAATACTAATAGTAGTGAACATTTTTCAGAAGTAAACCGAGAAGGTTTTTATGATGATAGAGAACAGCGAATGAACTATTATGCAGTTCGGGCATTACAAGCTAGAAGTTTATTATGGATGGGGAATGATCAAGAAATTGATCAGGCGAAAATTGCAGCATTAGAGGTAATTGAAGAAGCGCCATTTCAGCTAATCACTTCAGAAAATTATTTGGTAAGCAATGATCCAATACTTTATCCGGAGGTGCTTTTTACCTTAAATGTAAATGGATTAGCTAATCTGAGCAACCCTTTGTTAAATGCTAATTCAGAGACTAATTATGATGCAGTGTTTATTAGTGAAACGGATGCCTCTGAAATTTACGAAACACAAAATGTTAATGTGGGTATTGCGGATGTTCGGTATAATACAATGTTGACAAGTCAGACAAGAGGGTTGGTGAGCATTAAACTATTACAACGAAATGTAACGATGCATCCGAATCAAGTTCCTTTAATGAAATTAGCTGAAATGTATTACATAATGGCTGAATACTTCATTGGTGAACAAGACACGGCACAGGCTGTTTTTTATTTAAATAAGGTTAGAAGTAGTCGCGGAATTCTTGATGAACTCCCAATTACATTAACTCCAGAACAGCTTGATGAAGAATTGCAAAAGGAATATCGAAAGGAATTTATTAGTGAAGGCCAACTCTTCTTTTTTTATAAAAGATTAGGCAAAACAACCATTCCTGGGGTACCGACAACGGTTGAGGTTAATGACAATATTTATGTATTGCCCCTGCCAGATAATGAATTAGAGTTTGGAAGTTAA
- a CDS encoding DUF4843 domain-containing protein, with the protein MKTNNIIVYLLCCLLWFSSCHKDELTSFKSNDAINFTSENFTYSFLGNNTGEYIQEIPVRVIGNAKDYDRYFQIEVLNDSLTTASNNQYDVLEGIVKAGEFKGKLYVKIFNSDELNEESVGIHMKISNSDDFTKGNIESSYFNLVWTNKVVVPNWRYYSFFFTRVASTSAYRAVVASTGLTTFTLQDYRALGPTGAQALGTQFGDYVKQWNLDNPDNPLRHDDGTQAGELIEPLYYTKSLFD; encoded by the coding sequence ATGAAAACAAATAATATAATTGTATATCTATTATGTTGCTTATTATGGTTTAGTTCTTGTCATAAGGATGAGTTAACCAGTTTTAAGTCTAATGATGCCATAAATTTTACAAGCGAGAATTTTACGTACTCTTTTTTAGGAAATAATACAGGGGAGTATATTCAGGAGATTCCAGTAAGAGTAATAGGGAATGCTAAGGATTATGATCGTTATTTTCAAATTGAAGTTTTAAATGATTCATTAACTACTGCTTCTAATAATCAATATGATGTATTAGAAGGAATTGTAAAAGCAGGAGAATTCAAAGGGAAACTTTATGTTAAAATATTTAACTCAGATGAATTAAATGAAGAATCTGTAGGTATTCATATGAAAATTTCTAATTCGGATGATTTTACTAAGGGAAATATTGAATCGTCGTATTTCAATCTAGTATGGACTAATAAGGTAGTTGTTCCTAATTGGCGATATTATTCTTTTTTCTTTACAAGGGTTGCCAGCACTTCAGCTTATAGGGCTGTGGTGGCTTCAACGGGATTAACAACATTCACATTACAAGACTACAGAGCGTTGGGTCCAACAGGTGCTCAGGCTCTCGGGACCCAATTTGGAGATTATGTAAAGCAATGGAACTTAGATAATCCAGACAATCCTTTAAGGCATGATGACGGTACTCAGGCGGGAGAACTCATTGAGCCCTTATATTACACTAAATCACTTTTTGATTAA
- a CDS encoding PKD-like family lipoprotein, producing MKDIIKYFVVFVVVAGIFQSCYSDRSTLDLNPISGVNIDTTDMVNFSVYQFDFLKVIPKLQMGSLKDTDLIYEWKINLVPDDTLYQIISNDRNLDYEVKFKPNTSGKTHQLYYTVTDKNTGLDYIMTWPVTVLNNIGEGLIIAETYDGNSTEISHIMSPEVTTGFNDVSVKYEVFSSLNNGIRIDGLIKDMRFTKIYGVDALLGITDTDIYRINTIDYTLGGKNNDLFFTSKATYLPQSLGGVRQNDLLIEGGKLTATFLGASTKFGLPFDSQFTVPTYVASNPFTYNPLPIILSFYDEVNGHFVYQPSFNSWGDRNMYVTPSVIDGPFNPSELPNKINLAASVSTEGEFRHLLKDQNSSAVEIFILDSGQDNYPTVIAPAPKSVYDISNAPDIQNASHFVFLDNQRIMYYASGSKIYAVLYAGTTPVIEHRYTIPDGAEITTMQVFQQADYPYKSDPNQYLASNNKQLIVSTYGSEGTVYLLPFVNVGIGNIDQANIRKFTGFGRISAITTQL from the coding sequence ATGAAAGACATAATAAAATATTTTGTGGTATTTGTTGTTGTCGCAGGAATTTTTCAATCTTGCTATAGCGATAGAAGCACATTAGACTTAAATCCAATATCAGGAGTCAATATTGATACTACTGATATGGTAAATTTTTCAGTTTATCAATTTGATTTTTTAAAGGTCATTCCTAAGTTACAGATGGGTTCATTAAAGGACACTGATTTAATTTATGAGTGGAAGATTAATTTAGTGCCTGATGATACACTATATCAAATAATTTCAAATGACAGAAATTTAGATTATGAGGTAAAGTTTAAACCTAATACTTCGGGAAAAACACATCAACTCTATTATACCGTTACTGATAAAAATACAGGTCTTGACTATATTATGACTTGGCCAGTAACTGTACTGAATAATATAGGTGAAGGATTAATTATTGCTGAAACTTACGATGGAAATTCAACAGAGATAAGTCATATTATGAGCCCTGAAGTTACCACAGGTTTCAATGATGTTAGTGTGAAGTATGAAGTATTCTCATCTCTTAATAATGGAATCAGAATAGATGGTCTTATTAAGGATATGAGGTTTACAAAAATCTATGGTGTTGATGCCCTATTGGGAATAACGGATACTGATATTTACAGAATTAACACTATCGATTATACTTTGGGTGGAAAAAATAATGATTTATTTTTCACCTCTAAGGCAACGTATCTTCCACAATCCTTGGGAGGTGTAAGGCAAAATGATTTATTGATTGAAGGGGGTAAACTAACAGCAACATTTTTGGGAGCTTCAACTAAATTTGGGCTTCCTTTCGACTCACAATTTACGGTCCCTACTTATGTGGCTTCTAATCCATTTACGTATAATCCCCTACCAATTATTTTAAGTTTTTACGATGAAGTAAACGGTCATTTTGTTTATCAGCCTTCGTTTAATTCTTGGGGAGACAGAAATATGTATGTAACTCCATCAGTGATAGACGGACCTTTTAATCCTTCTGAATTGCCAAACAAAATTAACCTGGCTGCCAGTGTAAGTACAGAAGGAGAGTTTCGACATTTGTTAAAGGATCAAAATTCGAGTGCAGTTGAAATTTTTATTTTGGATTCAGGGCAAGACAACTATCCAACTGTAATTGCTCCTGCGCCTAAATCCGTATATGATATTTCGAATGCTCCTGACATTCAAAATGCTAGTCATTTTGTTTTTCTTGACAACCAGCGTATAATGTATTATGCTTCTGGTAGCAAAATTTATGCTGTTCTTTATGCTGGTACTACTCCAGTTATAGAACATAGATATACAATTCCTGATGGGGCTGAAATAACAACAATGCAGGTATTCCAACAGGCGGATTATCCATACAAAAGTGATCCAAATCAATACTTGGCCAGTAATAATAAACAATTAATAGTTTCTACATATGGATCAGAAGGAACTGTTTATTTACTTCCTTTTGTTAATGTTGGTATAGGTAATATAGATCAAGCAAACATTAGAAAGTTTACTGGATTTGGACGTATTTCAGCCATAACCACCCAGTTATAA
- a CDS encoding DUF4350 domain-containing protein, which yields MNTYLRIARLELNVLFFSPIAWIILIIFAVQIGVTFSDILEAREASQQLGNQFKGLTMSVFGGPDGFFASLQNKLYLYIPLLTMGLMSRELSSGSIKLLQSSPITNSQIVLGKFLAMVVYGFLLMILTLIVIVVSFYSIEYIDVKYLLGGVFGLFILICAYASIGLLMSSLTSYQVVAAISTLAVLATLSYIGTVGQSIEWVRDITYWISIEGRADNFLNGLISSKDVIYFILVIVLFLSLTVMRLNSGRKTYATGINAVRYVGLILGVLLIGYISSLPKLNHYLDTTRFKEKTLTDQSIALIDSLEEPLEVTSYVNVLNYFAHLGAPKFRIFDLKQFEQYTRYMPEMKMKYVAYYDSTFTSRDNSNETLKEKAEKYATAYGYDFVEILSPDEIRNEINLKPEGNVFVRKVSYKDKSTFLRMYLDMYVYPHEAEISAAIKRLLYTPTVLGFLSNNDERRIDLVGDKHYESAVNAINSRGSLVNKGFTVKSINQVSQISKDPELTVLVIADPITPFTSDELQDIKKFISTGGNIFIAGEPSKQELLNPILKEIGISFAPGTLLQQTDDFELDLIQSSLSKEASFLNLPFKNEDVVALSGAVGIRTDSVVPGFKLTELLTTNSHEVWRETNLFNLEEDSLFLDKSVQRSNELPVGVALERNVDGKNQRIVVMGDADFMSNAELRRFNIQTKNYDCIMKIFQWLSNGQFPIDVSRPSPIDNTILVSQKQIGWISKLLILIIPLSIGILGGVTLLRRKQK from the coding sequence ATGAATACATATTTACGTATAGCAAGGCTTGAATTAAATGTCTTGTTCTTTTCTCCTATTGCATGGATTATATTAATAATATTTGCTGTACAAATTGGGGTAACTTTTAGTGATATTTTAGAAGCCCGAGAAGCAAGTCAACAATTAGGAAATCAATTTAAAGGACTTACAATGAGTGTTTTTGGAGGGCCAGATGGTTTCTTTGCATCCCTTCAGAATAAGTTGTATCTCTATATCCCTCTATTAACTATGGGGTTAATGAGTAGAGAGTTGAGCAGTGGTTCTATAAAGCTCCTCCAATCTTCACCAATTACCAATTCACAAATAGTTTTAGGAAAATTTCTTGCTATGGTTGTTTATGGGTTTTTATTGATGATTTTGACTCTAATTGTTATTGTAGTTTCTTTTTATTCTATTGAATATATAGATGTTAAGTATTTGTTGGGTGGGGTATTTGGGCTATTTATTCTGATTTGTGCTTATGCTTCAATTGGACTATTAATGTCATCACTTACGTCTTATCAGGTCGTAGCAGCAATAAGTACATTAGCAGTATTAGCAACTCTCAGTTATATTGGAACAGTAGGGCAGAGCATAGAATGGGTAAGGGACATTACATATTGGATTTCGATAGAGGGAAGGGCTGATAATTTTTTAAATGGCTTAATAAGCAGTAAAGATGTTATCTACTTTATTTTAGTAATTGTACTCTTTCTTTCACTTACAGTGATGCGTTTAAATAGTGGTCGTAAAACATACGCAACTGGAATCAATGCAGTGAGGTACGTAGGCCTAATTTTAGGAGTATTGTTGATTGGGTATATCAGTTCTTTGCCCAAATTAAATCATTACCTAGATACCACTCGTTTTAAAGAGAAGACGCTAACAGATCAGAGTATTGCTCTTATAGATTCTCTGGAGGAACCATTGGAGGTTACTTCATATGTAAATGTTTTAAATTACTTTGCTCATCTAGGAGCTCCTAAGTTCAGAATTTTTGACTTAAAGCAATTTGAACAATATACCCGTTACATGCCCGAAATGAAAATGAAATATGTGGCATATTATGATTCTACGTTTACTTCAAGAGATAATTCAAATGAAACGTTAAAGGAAAAAGCTGAAAAGTATGCTACGGCTTATGGGTACGACTTTGTAGAAATTTTATCTCCAGATGAAATTAGAAATGAAATTAATCTAAAACCAGAGGGAAATGTTTTTGTCAGAAAAGTATCCTATAAGGACAAGAGTACATTTTTACGTATGTATCTTGATATGTATGTTTATCCTCATGAGGCTGAAATATCTGCTGCAATTAAACGATTGCTATATACTCCAACAGTTTTAGGTTTTTTATCTAATAATGATGAAAGGCGAATAGATTTAGTTGGGGATAAGCACTACGAATCAGCTGTCAATGCAATTAATTCACGAGGTTCCTTAGTCAATAAGGGATTTACTGTAAAGTCAATTAATCAGGTTTCGCAAATTTCTAAAGATCCCGAGCTAACTGTTTTGGTTATTGCAGACCCTATTACCCCATTTACCTCAGATGAACTTCAAGATATAAAAAAATTTATTAGTACGGGAGGGAACATATTTATTGCTGGAGAACCGTCAAAGCAAGAGTTGTTAAATCCAATTTTAAAGGAGATTGGTATTTCATTTGCTCCAGGTACTTTATTACAACAAACGGATGACTTTGAATTGGATTTAATCCAATCCAGTTTAAGTAAAGAGGCTTCCTTTCTGAATTTGCCTTTTAAAAATGAAGATGTTGTTGCCCTATCTGGGGCCGTAGGAATTCGAACTGATTCTGTTGTTCCAGGTTTTAAACTTACCGAGCTTCTTACTACGAACTCCCATGAAGTATGGAGAGAAACCAATTTGTTTAACCTAGAAGAGGATTCTTTGTTTTTAGATAAAAGTGTACAAAGGAGTAATGAACTACCTGTTGGGGTTGCTTTAGAAAGAAATGTGGATGGAAAGAATCAAAGAATTGTAGTTATGGGAGATGCAGATTTCATGAGCAACGCTGAACTTAGGAGGTTTAATATTCAAACTAAAAATTATGATTGCATAATGAAGATTTTTCAATGGTTAAGTAATGGGCAATTCCCTATTGATGTTTCTCGTCCCTCTCCAATTGATAACACCATTTTAGTCTCCCAAAAACAGATAGGTTGGATCAGCAAATTATTGATTCTAATTATCCCTTTAAGCATTGGGATTTTAGGAGGTGTAACTTTATTAAGAAGAAAACAAAAATAA
- a CDS encoding ABC transporter ATP-binding protein, translated as MQDFIANIDNLSHKYSKDWAIRNISFNIAKKGILGLLGSNGAGKSTTMNILCGVINQTDGSAYIDGINVRENPVEAKKLIGFLPQKAPLHLELTVDEYLIHCAHLRSIPSKKVTEALEIAKQKCGISHFSKRVLKNLSGGYQQRVGLAQAIIHNPKLVVLDEPTNGLDPNQIIEVRKLIKEIAKDRAVILSTHILSEVQATCDDIVMIEHGQIVFKDTLHAFNNYIEPSSLIMEFELLPNLEQIRDEHGVIDVEVVHHNKVKVEFQPETQITKKLIHASVQNGWSLLEIYLEKTSLDSVFAQLSNKTKGNQESSNYLNTP; from the coding sequence ATGCAAGATTTTATTGCTAACATAGATAACTTATCCCATAAATACAGTAAGGATTGGGCTATTAGAAACATATCTTTTAATATAGCAAAAAAAGGTATTCTCGGTCTTTTGGGATCCAATGGAGCCGGAAAATCAACTACTATGAACATCCTTTGTGGGGTAATTAATCAAACAGATGGGAGTGCGTATATTGATGGTATTAATGTGAGAGAAAATCCAGTTGAAGCCAAAAAACTAATAGGTTTTTTACCTCAAAAGGCTCCGTTACACCTTGAACTTACAGTTGATGAATATCTTATTCATTGTGCACATTTACGTTCAATACCTTCAAAGAAAGTTACAGAAGCGCTTGAGATAGCTAAGCAAAAATGTGGAATATCTCATTTCAGTAAACGTGTATTGAAAAATTTATCAGGAGGATATCAGCAAAGAGTTGGGTTGGCACAGGCTATAATACATAATCCAAAGTTGGTGGTTCTGGATGAGCCTACTAATGGATTAGATCCAAATCAGATTATTGAGGTTAGAAAATTAATTAAAGAAATAGCTAAGGACAGGGCTGTGATCCTTTCTACTCATATACTTTCTGAAGTTCAAGCAACTTGTGATGATATAGTTATGATTGAGCATGGACAAATTGTGTTTAAAGATACATTGCATGCATTTAATAATTACATAGAACCTAGTAGTTTGATTATGGAGTTTGAACTATTGCCCAATTTAGAACAAATTAGGGATGAGCATGGTGTTATAGATGTAGAAGTAGTACATCATAATAAGGTTAAAGTTGAGTTTCAACCAGAAACACAAATTACCAAAAAACTTATTCATGCAAGCGTGCAAAATGGATGGAGTTTACTTGAAATTTATTTAGAAAAAACTTCTTTAGATAGTGTTTTTGCTCAATTATCTAATAAAACAAAAGGAAATCAGGAATCTTCAAATTATTTAAATACACCCTAA